A single Harpia harpyja isolate bHarHar1 chromosome 6, bHarHar1 primary haplotype, whole genome shotgun sequence DNA region contains:
- the LOC128142684 gene encoding histone H5 codes for MTENPAPVAVVKPKRARVARRPAAHPTYSDMITAAIRAEKSRGGSSRQSIQKYVKSHYKVGQHADVQIKLAIRRLLAAGVLKQTKGVGASGSFRLAKADKAKKSPARKRKKVARKSTSPRKVARPRKAKSPAKKPKSAARKARKKSRSSPKKAKKPKTVKAKSLKAAKPKKAKRSKPKAKSSARKSPKKK; via the coding sequence ATGACGGAGAACCCGGCCCCGGTTGCGGTGGTCAAACCGAAGCGGGCCAGGGTGGCACGACGGCCGGCGGCCCACCCCACCTATTCGGACATGATCACGGCGGCCATCCGCGCCGAGAAAAGCCGCGGCGGGTCCTCCCGGCAGTCCATCCAGAAGTACGTGAAGAGTCACTACAAGGTGGGCCAGCACGCCGATGTCCAGATCAAGCTCGCCATTCGGCGCCTGCTCGCCGCCGGCGTCCTCAAACAGACCAAAGGGGTCGGCGCCTCTGGTTCCTTTCGCCTGGCCAAGGCTGACAAGGCGAAGAAGTCCCCGgccaggaagaggaagaaggtggCCAGGAAATCCACGTCGCCCCGGAAAGTGGCTAGACCCAGGAAAGCCAAGTCGCCGGCAAAGAAGCCCAAATCTGCTGCCAGGAAAGCCAGGAAGAAGTCGAGGTCCAGCCCGAAGAAAGCCAAGAAGCCAAAGACTGTTAAGGCCAAGTCGCTGAAGGCGGCCAAGCCCAAGAAGGCAAAGCGGTCGAAACCCAAAGCCAAGTCCAGCGCCCGGAAATCACCCAAGAAGAAGTGA